From a single Litorilinea aerophila genomic region:
- a CDS encoding peptide ABC transporter substrate-binding protein, whose product MRSFHVFLAIGLAAMLVVGAIWWLRPLFSDEPATPASETPPALAPTFTPTALAAPAPTPAPQPAHTLIQAVHQDADSFNPVLTTNETSLAVIDKLFPRLLAQDPQTGLAPVSGGGLAVDWRIGEGGQVLTFTLRTDLQWSDGQPVTARDVQFTYQALVSPAVASPYRTLAAAIAGLSVPRPDTLVVRLQQPGCPFLQLLRHPVLPAHAYGDDFSGLRDHPLNQAPTVSAGPFEFVSWTPGQEIVLARRASTATPSGAAAVAPALQRWIFRVVPDAAERRRLLAAGELDLVRLAPGERQQVAALPGVVAATFPENGYTFLALNLADPADPRPGRDDQDQPVPQPPHPILGDLRVRQAIAHAIHIQRIDQAIYQGELVPMASYVLPTVGWAYAPGLTPYAYDPAAAAQLLEEAGWVDRDGDGVREKDGQVLHLTLLTNEDNPRRVQMGEFIQADLAAVGMAVTFQPLPFDRLAQELLGQRFDLALAGWDHVAPDPGLSTFWHSREDRPGTGYNFTSFHDAGVDTWLDQARLASECDPEVRAAAYRAVQEEIHARLPYVLIGSQTTGWAYSSGWQGVLEPAPWGFVLERRLWQETLP is encoded by the coding sequence GTGAGATCTTTCCACGTCTTCCTGGCAATCGGCCTGGCCGCCATGTTGGTGGTCGGGGCGATCTGGTGGCTCCGCCCCCTCTTCTCCGACGAGCCGGCGACCCCGGCGAGCGAGACCCCGCCGGCGCTGGCGCCCACTTTCACGCCGACCGCCCTGGCGGCTCCTGCGCCCACTCCGGCGCCCCAGCCTGCCCACACCCTGATTCAGGCCGTCCACCAGGATGCAGACAGCTTCAATCCGGTGCTGACCACCAACGAGACCAGCCTGGCGGTCATCGACAAGCTCTTTCCCCGCCTGCTGGCCCAAGACCCCCAGACCGGCCTGGCGCCTGTCTCCGGGGGAGGCCTGGCCGTGGACTGGCGCATCGGCGAGGGCGGACAGGTGCTGACCTTCACCCTGCGCACGGACCTGCAATGGAGCGATGGCCAGCCGGTCACGGCTCGGGATGTCCAGTTCACCTACCAGGCCCTGGTCAGCCCTGCCGTGGCCAGCCCGTATCGCACCCTGGCCGCCGCCATTGCCGGGCTGTCGGTGCCCCGGCCCGACACCCTGGTCGTGCGGCTGCAACAGCCCGGCTGCCCCTTCCTGCAACTCTTGCGCCACCCGGTGTTGCCCGCCCATGCCTATGGGGACGATTTCAGCGGTTTGCGGGATCATCCTTTAAACCAGGCGCCCACCGTGAGCGCCGGCCCCTTTGAATTCGTGAGCTGGACGCCGGGGCAGGAGATCGTCCTGGCCCGGCGAGCATCCACCGCCACGCCGTCGGGCGCTGCCGCCGTCGCGCCGGCGCTGCAGCGCTGGATCTTCCGGGTGGTGCCCGATGCGGCGGAGCGCCGACGCCTGCTGGCTGCCGGCGAGCTGGATCTGGTGCGCCTGGCTCCGGGGGAGCGCCAGCAAGTGGCTGCCCTGCCCGGCGTGGTGGCTGCTACCTTCCCGGAGAATGGATACACCTTCCTGGCCCTCAACCTGGCCGACCCCGCGGATCCCCGTCCAGGGCGGGATGATCAGGACCAGCCCGTGCCCCAGCCGCCCCATCCCATCCTGGGCGATCTGCGGGTGCGCCAGGCCATTGCCCACGCCATCCACATCCAGCGGATCGACCAGGCGATCTACCAGGGAGAGCTGGTGCCCATGGCCAGCTACGTGCTGCCCACCGTGGGTTGGGCCTACGCCCCTGGGCTCACCCCCTACGCCTATGACCCTGCCGCGGCCGCTCAGCTTCTGGAGGAAGCCGGTTGGGTGGACAGGGATGGCGATGGCGTGCGGGAGAAGGACGGCCAGGTGCTTCACCTGACCCTGCTAACCAACGAGGACAACCCCCGGCGGGTCCAGATGGGGGAGTTCATTCAGGCCGATCTGGCGGCTGTGGGCATGGCAGTGACCTTCCAGCCCCTTCCCTTTGACCGCCTGGCTCAGGAGTTGTTGGGGCAGCGCTTCGATCTGGCCCTGGCGGGGTGGGATCATGTGGCTCCGGACCCAGGGCTGAGCACCTTCTGGCACAGCCGGGAAGACAGGCCGGGCACGGGCTACAACTTCACCAGTTTCCACGACGCCGGGGTAGATACCTGGCTGGATCAGGCGCGGCTGGCGTCCGAGTGTGATCCCGAGGTCCGGGCGGCCGCCTATCGGGCCGTGCAGGAAGAGATCCACGCCCGGCTCCCGTACGTCCTGATCGGCAGCCAGACGACGGGCTGGGCCTACAGCTCAGGCTGGCAGGGAGTGTTGGAGCCGGCGCCCTGGGGGTTTGTGCTGGAGCGACGCCTCTGGCAGGAAACTCTGCCCTGA
- a CDS encoding ABC transporter permease has protein sequence MGIKLAGATADQTKHRSQEDLLLRKPQTYWRMAVQSLARDRLTLAAMAFVTLLAVLAMLAEPITETLVGVGPNQTNPANAFQQPYLIPYIQWRLGLDPMTAPLMLGQSGGIPHWLGTDQLGRDQLARLLYGGRVSLTVAFSAAAIALVLGVFIGAVAGYFGGVVDDVVMWIINTLVSIPGIYLLIIVSAIFKPNPTTLTLFLGFLGWFGTARFVRGNVFKIKALDFVLAARALGARDSRILWQHLIPNSIPVIIVVTAIDIGTLILVESSLSFLGLGIQPPTATWGSMLTRANNFVFLRDPATGQFTALHLLVAPGLLITLTVLAFYLIGDGLRDALDPRLKR, from the coding sequence ATGGGTATCAAGCTGGCTGGCGCGACGGCCGACCAAACCAAACACCGCAGCCAGGAGGACCTTCTCCTCCGTAAACCCCAAACTTACTGGCGCATGGCCGTGCAGAGCCTGGCCCGGGATCGGCTGACCCTGGCGGCCATGGCCTTTGTGACCCTGTTGGCCGTGTTGGCAATGTTGGCCGAGCCCATCACGGAGACGCTGGTGGGCGTGGGGCCCAACCAGACCAATCCGGCCAACGCCTTTCAGCAGCCCTATCTGATCCCCTACATCCAGTGGCGCCTGGGGCTGGATCCCATGACCGCCCCCTTGATGTTGGGGCAGTCCGGCGGCATTCCCCACTGGTTGGGGACCGATCAGTTGGGGCGAGATCAGCTGGCTCGCCTGCTCTACGGCGGACGGGTGAGCCTGACCGTGGCCTTTTCGGCTGCGGCCATTGCCCTGGTGTTGGGGGTCTTCATCGGTGCGGTGGCGGGCTACTTTGGTGGCGTGGTGGACGACGTGGTCATGTGGATAATCAACACCCTGGTATCCATCCCCGGCATCTACCTGCTCATTATCGTCTCCGCCATCTTCAAGCCCAACCCCACCACCCTGACCCTCTTCCTGGGCTTTCTGGGCTGGTTCGGCACTGCCCGTTTCGTGCGGGGCAATGTCTTCAAGATCAAGGCGCTGGACTTTGTGCTGGCCGCCCGGGCCCTGGGCGCCAGGGACAGCCGTATCCTGTGGCAGCACCTGATCCCCAACAGCATTCCGGTCATCATCGTGGTCACTGCCATCGACATCGGTACCCTGATCCTGGTGGAGTCCTCCCTGAGCTTTTTGGGGCTGGGCATTCAGCCGCCCACCGCCACCTGGGGCAGCATGCTGACCCGGGCCAACAACTTTGTCTTCCTCCGGGACCCGGCCACGGGTCAATTCACGGCTTTGCACCTGCTGGTGGCGCCCGGCCTGTTGATCACGTTGACGGTGCTGGCGTTTTACCTGATCGGCGACGGCCTGCGGGACGCGTTGGACCCGCGCCTGAAGCGGTGA
- a CDS encoding ABC transporter permease — translation MTRYIIRRLLQAIPTLLGVSLISFFLVNAAPGDPILIRTFDPNIDEEARATLRRQLGLDQSLPIQYIRWLTGLSLRQGDVVDELSGDGVRCWYLAWPGYTLCDSGGGILRGDLGTSLQTNQPVWDRLVERMPATLELGITSLLLSLLIGVPLGVLSAAYRGSWLDNLVRFFAVIFQAVPAFWMALLLIFFFGVYLGWLPTGGRQTVTLTGEFDLMDRLEHLVLPAFVLAFGGIALFSRIMRTETLEVIHTDYIRTAHAKGLAPARIWFLHAFRNALIPLMTVLGPAILGVLTGAVVTETVFAWPGMGRLTLNAAFQRDYPMVLGAVMFFSVLVVLGNLLSDILYGIVDPRVRLS, via the coding sequence ATGACCCGCTACATCATCCGACGCCTGTTGCAGGCCATCCCCACCCTCCTGGGTGTCAGCCTGATCAGCTTCTTCCTGGTGAATGCTGCCCCGGGCGATCCCATCCTGATCCGCACCTTCGATCCCAATATCGATGAGGAGGCGCGGGCCACCCTCCGACGTCAGCTGGGTCTAGACCAGTCCTTGCCCATCCAGTACATCCGCTGGTTAACGGGTCTCTCCCTGCGCCAGGGGGATGTGGTGGACGAACTGAGCGGAGACGGCGTGCGCTGCTGGTATCTGGCCTGGCCCGGCTATACCCTCTGTGACAGCGGCGGCGGGATTCTGCGGGGGGACCTGGGGACCAGCCTCCAGACGAATCAGCCGGTCTGGGATCGTCTGGTGGAGCGGATGCCGGCCACCCTGGAGCTGGGCATCACCAGCCTGTTGCTCTCCCTGCTGATCGGCGTGCCCCTGGGCGTGTTGAGCGCCGCCTATCGGGGCTCCTGGCTGGACAACCTGGTCCGCTTCTTTGCCGTGATCTTCCAGGCGGTGCCCGCGTTCTGGATGGCCCTGCTGTTGATCTTCTTCTTCGGCGTCTACCTGGGCTGGCTGCCCACCGGTGGCCGTCAGACGGTGACCCTGACCGGGGAGTTTGACCTGATGGATCGGCTGGAACATCTGGTGCTGCCGGCCTTTGTCCTGGCCTTCGGCGGCATCGCCCTTTTTAGCCGCATCATGCGGACCGAGACGCTGGAGGTAATCCACACCGATTACATCCGCACCGCCCATGCCAAGGGCCTGGCGCCGGCCCGGATCTGGTTCCTCCATGCCTTTCGCAATGCCTTGATCCCGCTGATGACCGTGCTGGGGCCGGCCATCCTGGGCGTCCTGACCGGCGCGGTGGTGACGGAAACGGTCTTTGCCTGGCCGGGCATGGGGCGTCTGACCCTCAACGCCGCGTTTCAGCGGGACTACCCCATGGTGTTGGGGGCCGTGATGTTCTTCTCGGTGCTGGTGGTGTTGGGCAACTTGCTGTCCGACATCCTCTACGGGATCGTGGATCCCCGGGTCCGGTTATCCTGA
- a CDS encoding ABC transporter substrate-binding protein yields the protein MRKRLYTLTLFLLVVALAVGGCVQPEPIVPESAGESAASEAAPAAEAEAAAPETIVPGGVWTRATSADASILNPILSSDSASSDVITMLFPGLINADPFTGAPTSQGAMAESWEVSEDGLVWTFHLRDGVTWSDGEPVDAYDFQYTYQAIASDLVETPRKSNVENIASIEVVDPLTLRVTFSTVKCDGLFDLGLGWLPSHRFAEDFSDIMTSAENEAPSVSAGPFRFQSWTRDDNTVLVRNETYWEGAPYMEGMIYKVIPDPGTRLAQLQSGEVDVIPVQPEQIAAVDADANLKRYRFQDDGYSYIGLNLANPANPQPGRDEAGNLIPQDPHPILSDRAVRLAMAHALDYQTIIDNVYLGQGYPIAANVLPAIEWAHDDTLEPYAYDPELAQQILDEAGWVDSDGDGVREKDGQRLSLSLKTNAGNTTREDLGVLVQDQLNAIGFDIQFEAIDFGTLVDQLLGQTFDMVIIGWTGLGTDPNDDAFWSSRFDTPGSGFNFVSYQNPRVDELLEAGYSVPGCAPEDRAPIYKEIQQIIHDDIPYIFISGGVGNVGYNAKWAGLNPGPWSFYWNVHQWYDTSLQP from the coding sequence ATGCGTAAACGACTGTATACCCTGACCCTTTTCCTGCTCGTCGTCGCCCTGGCCGTTGGTGGCTGTGTCCAGCCGGAGCCCATCGTGCCGGAGTCGGCGGGCGAGAGCGCAGCCTCGGAGGCGGCGCCGGCTGCCGAGGCTGAAGCGGCCGCCCCGGAGACCATCGTGCCCGGCGGCGTCTGGACCCGGGCCACCTCGGCCGATGCCTCCATCCTCAACCCCATCCTCTCGTCCGATTCCGCCAGCTCCGATGTGATCACCATGCTCTTCCCGGGCCTGATCAACGCCGACCCCTTCACCGGCGCGCCCACCTCCCAGGGCGCCATGGCGGAAAGCTGGGAGGTTTCGGAAGATGGGCTGGTCTGGACCTTCCACCTGCGGGATGGCGTGACCTGGAGCGACGGCGAGCCGGTGGATGCCTACGATTTCCAGTACACCTACCAGGCCATCGCCAGTGACCTGGTGGAGACCCCCCGCAAGAGCAACGTGGAGAACATCGCCAGCATCGAGGTGGTGGACCCGCTGACCCTCCGGGTCACCTTTAGCACCGTCAAGTGTGACGGTCTGTTTGACCTGGGGTTGGGCTGGCTGCCCAGCCACCGCTTCGCCGAGGATTTTAGCGACATCATGACCAGCGCCGAAAACGAGGCCCCCAGCGTCAGCGCCGGACCCTTCCGTTTCCAGAGCTGGACTCGAGACGACAACACGGTCCTGGTGCGCAATGAAACCTACTGGGAGGGTGCCCCCTACATGGAGGGCATGATCTACAAGGTCATCCCCGATCCCGGCACCCGGCTGGCCCAGCTCCAGAGCGGCGAGGTGGATGTGATCCCGGTACAGCCCGAGCAGATCGCTGCGGTGGATGCCGACGCCAACCTGAAGCGGTACCGCTTCCAGGATGACGGCTATTCCTACATCGGCCTCAACCTGGCCAATCCGGCCAATCCCCAGCCGGGCCGGGATGAAGCCGGTAACCTGATCCCGCAGGATCCCCATCCCATCCTGAGCGACCGGGCGGTGCGCCTGGCCATGGCCCACGCCCTGGACTACCAGACCATCATCGACAACGTCTACCTGGGCCAGGGCTACCCCATTGCAGCCAACGTGCTGCCGGCCATTGAGTGGGCCCACGACGACACCCTGGAACCCTACGCCTACGACCCGGAGTTGGCCCAGCAGATCCTGGATGAAGCCGGCTGGGTGGACAGCGACGGCGACGGCGTGCGGGAGAAGGACGGCCAGCGCCTTTCCCTCTCCCTGAAGACCAACGCCGGCAATACCACCCGAGAAGACCTGGGCGTGCTGGTGCAGGATCAGCTCAACGCCATTGGTTTCGACATTCAGTTTGAGGCCATTGACTTCGGGACCCTGGTGGATCAGTTGTTGGGCCAGACCTTCGACATGGTGATCATCGGCTGGACGGGCCTGGGCACCGATCCCAACGACGACGCTTTCTGGTCCAGCCGGTTCGACACGCCGGGCAGCGGCTTCAACTTTGTCAGCTATCAGAACCCCCGCGTCGACGAGTTGCTGGAGGCGGGCTACTCGGTGCCTGGCTGTGCGCCAGAGGATCGGGCGCCCATCTACAAGGAGATCCAGCAGATCATCCACGATGACATCCCGTACATCTTCATCAGCGGCGGCGTCGGCAATGTGGGCTACAACGCCAAATGGGCCGGACTGAACCCTGGCCCCTGGTCCTTCTACTGGAACGTCCACCAGTGGTATGACACCAGCCTGCAGCCCTGA
- a CDS encoding endonuclease/exonuclease/phosphatase family protein, whose amino-acid sequence MHQTLFHLLRLSSLILLWGWLASPAIVRAQETGASPADWTPIYELQGTGFTSPHQGEWHDTHGVVTGITPTGFYLQDPTGDGNLQTSDGIFVYTRDRPPVVPGQCVWVQRGYVDEFYDKTELSRIRAVRPSTHCQTTTVTPVPLPELLPGMDHPSWLEPYEGMLVAIPGQPGVVHGPTKRFRNGDVEIAWSPAWMVAFGAPRRAFQGEIHPPLLYWSGILGTPLPDAAWGDRIIPVPGQATAMVAAIVDYNFGKYQFLPLPGQSFAVEANPRPPGRATPTTADEISLCTFNLYGFGQGTAQYPDEASYVRQLRRRALAIAEGLQGCTVIGLQELGNPEDGRRLTELLAVAHGLDYQATALPGPDSSDPEFPLTLGFLTRQSRVSVQAARSAQGCSPTDFQVSTVDSPCPAGLYPLFSRPPLVVHLAIHGQWPEPYELYVINNHWKSKAGDETLNAAWRLEQARHVARLVQEITADEPGARVVVLGDLNDYYDSAPVRLVQAESRPSLVHAYDFLPRQDRYTYIYNGASQVLDHILISPSLLEDFAGIQVIHMNADYPTPAQERPDDLRHVSDHDPVLLRLRPGGAANLAGNLIYPDIGITLRNEDGDVLATARTDADGDFRFWNLQPGTYTLAYAPPAGIQVTPPDQPVALTVGFQQAPPAQVRHQAIETAATLLLWSLNARAEIQGISR is encoded by the coding sequence ATGCATCAGACGCTGTTTCATCTCCTCCGATTGAGCAGCCTGATCCTCCTCTGGGGATGGTTGGCATCCCCCGCTATTGTCCGCGCCCAGGAGACCGGTGCGTCGCCAGCCGACTGGACCCCCATCTACGAGCTCCAGGGCACGGGGTTCACCTCGCCCCATCAAGGCGAATGGCACGACACCCATGGCGTTGTGACGGGCATTACCCCCACCGGCTTCTACCTGCAGGACCCCACCGGCGACGGCAACCTGCAAACCAGCGACGGCATCTTTGTCTACACCCGGGATCGCCCCCCTGTCGTCCCCGGCCAGTGCGTTTGGGTCCAGCGGGGCTATGTGGACGAATTTTACGACAAAACCGAACTCTCCCGCATCCGGGCCGTGCGTCCCTCCACCCACTGCCAGACCACCACCGTGACCCCGGTGCCCCTGCCGGAGCTACTACCCGGCATGGACCACCCCTCCTGGCTGGAGCCATATGAAGGCATGCTGGTAGCCATTCCCGGTCAGCCGGGGGTGGTCCACGGGCCGACCAAACGCTTCCGCAACGGGGATGTGGAAATTGCATGGAGCCCGGCATGGATGGTGGCGTTTGGCGCGCCTCGCCGCGCCTTCCAGGGGGAAATCCACCCGCCCCTCCTGTACTGGAGCGGCATCCTGGGTACACCGCTGCCAGACGCCGCCTGGGGCGACCGCATCATCCCCGTCCCCGGCCAGGCCACAGCCATGGTCGCGGCCATCGTCGACTACAATTTCGGCAAGTACCAGTTCCTGCCCCTGCCCGGCCAATCTTTTGCCGTGGAAGCCAATCCCCGTCCGCCGGGTCGGGCCACTCCCACCACGGCGGACGAGATCTCCCTCTGCACGTTCAACCTCTACGGCTTCGGCCAGGGAACTGCCCAGTATCCAGACGAGGCCAGCTATGTGCGGCAGCTGCGACGCCGGGCCCTGGCCATCGCCGAAGGCTTGCAGGGGTGCACGGTCATCGGGCTGCAGGAGCTGGGCAACCCGGAGGATGGCCGGCGGCTGACAGAGCTGCTGGCCGTGGCCCACGGGCTGGACTATCAGGCCACCGCCCTCCCCGGCCCCGACAGCAGCGACCCCGAGTTTCCCCTGACCCTGGGCTTCCTGACCCGCCAGAGCCGGGTGTCGGTGCAGGCTGCCCGTTCGGCCCAGGGCTGCTCACCCACAGACTTCCAGGTCTCGACGGTGGACTCGCCCTGCCCGGCCGGCCTCTACCCACTCTTCAGCCGACCGCCCCTGGTGGTCCACCTGGCCATCCATGGCCAGTGGCCGGAGCCATATGAACTCTATGTCATCAACAACCACTGGAAGAGTAAAGCAGGGGATGAGACCCTGAACGCGGCCTGGCGGCTGGAGCAGGCCCGCCACGTGGCCCGGCTGGTCCAGGAAATCACGGCGGACGAGCCTGGAGCCCGGGTAGTCGTCCTGGGGGATCTCAACGACTACTACGACAGCGCCCCCGTTCGCCTGGTCCAGGCGGAAAGTCGCCCATCGCTGGTCCATGCCTATGACTTTTTGCCGCGCCAGGACCGATACACCTACATTTACAACGGCGCCAGCCAGGTGCTGGACCACATTCTCATCTCCCCTTCCCTGCTGGAGGACTTCGCCGGCATCCAGGTCATTCACATGAATGCCGACTACCCAACTCCGGCCCAGGAGCGCCCGGACGATCTCCGCCACGTCAGCGACCATGACCCCGTGCTGCTACGGCTGCGGCCGGGCGGGGCAGCCAACCTGGCCGGCAACCTGATCTACCCGGACATTGGCATCACTTTGAGGAATGAAGACGGGGATGTTCTGGCCACCGCCCGGACAGACGCCGATGGGGATTTTCGCTTCTGGAACCTGCAGCCGGGCACCTACACCCTGGCGTATGCGCCACCGGCTGGCATCCAGGTGACGCCGCCGGACCAACCGGTGGCGCTGACGGTAGGCTTTCAGCAAGCCCCACCGGCCCAGGTGCGCCACCAGGCCATCGAGACAGCCGCGACACTGCTCCTGTGGAGTCTGAATGCGCGCGCCGAAATCCAAGGAATATCCAGATAA
- a CDS encoding phosphoribosyltransferase, whose amino-acid sequence MKHVYLTWHDLEELVSKLIFKLNTPYDAILVITRGGIIPGGMIAEALGMKDVLTAAVYFPEDPSQRSKLSWPRFQQFPTDTLLSGRKILVVDNLWYQGRTIMAVKGRIETAGGYPELAVIHWKKQSSYFPDEQPDYYAEITEDFIHYPWQRIDDSDYRIRAHPIMPLS is encoded by the coding sequence ATGAAACACGTCTACCTGACCTGGCATGACCTGGAAGAACTGGTCAGCAAGCTGATCTTCAAACTGAACACCCCCTACGACGCCATCCTGGTCATCACCCGGGGTGGCATCATCCCCGGCGGGATGATCGCCGAGGCCCTGGGCATGAAGGACGTCCTGACGGCAGCCGTCTACTTCCCAGAAGATCCCAGCCAGCGCAGCAAGCTGAGCTGGCCCCGCTTCCAGCAATTCCCGACGGACACGCTCCTCTCCGGGCGCAAGATCCTGGTGGTGGACAACCTCTGGTACCAGGGACGCACCATCATGGCCGTCAAAGGGCGCATTGAGACGGCCGGCGGCTACCCGGAGCTGGCCGTCATCCATTGGAAGAAACAGAGCAGCTACTTCCCGGACGAGCAGCCCGACTACTACGCGGAGATCACCGAAGACTTCATCCACTATCCATGGCAGCGGATCGACGACTCGGACTACCGCATCCGGGCCCACCCCATCATGCCCCTGTCCTGA
- the nth gene encoding endonuclease III — MTSAANLTPDAPAADRIPVILERLHQEYPDARCALHHENPLQLLVATILSAQCTDERVNQVTPELFARYPTAEAFAQADLEELEQAVRSTGFYRNKARNIQQACRRIVAEYGGQVPDTMEELLTLPGVARKTANVVLGTAFGIADGIVVDTHVKRLANRLGLTQESNPEKIERDLQALVPREEWIDISHLLIFHGRQVCSARKPRCAACVLNDLCPSAQV, encoded by the coding sequence ATGACTTCAGCAGCCAACCTTACGCCCGACGCTCCCGCCGCCGACCGGATCCCCGTGATCCTGGAGCGACTGCATCAGGAGTACCCCGACGCGCGCTGCGCGCTCCACCACGAGAATCCCCTGCAGCTCCTGGTGGCCACCATCCTCTCGGCCCAGTGCACCGACGAACGGGTCAACCAGGTGACGCCCGAGCTCTTCGCCCGCTATCCCACCGCGGAGGCCTTCGCCCAGGCCGACCTGGAAGAACTGGAGCAGGCCGTCCGTTCCACTGGCTTCTACCGCAACAAGGCCCGCAACATCCAGCAGGCCTGCCGGCGCATTGTGGCCGAGTACGGCGGCCAGGTACCGGACACCATGGAAGAGCTCCTCACCCTGCCCGGCGTGGCCCGCAAGACGGCCAACGTGGTCCTGGGAACCGCCTTCGGCATTGCCGACGGCATCGTGGTAGATACCCACGTGAAACGCCTGGCCAACCGCCTGGGCCTGACCCAGGAGTCCAACCCAGAAAAAATCGAGCGGGACCTGCAAGCCCTGGTCCCCCGGGAGGAGTGGATCGACATCTCGCACCTGCTCATCTTCCACGGCCGGCAGGTCTGCAGTGCCCGCAAGCCTCGCTGCGCGGCCTGCGTCCTGAACGACCTCTGTCCATCCGCCCAGGTCTAG